In Pirellulaceae bacterium, the sequence ACCACGCCCGAGGGGCAGCGCACCGTTAATTTGGTAGCGCAGGAAAACACCTATGTCGAAGGAAAGACATTCACCGCGCGAGGCCAGCGATTATCGTACGAGCAGCAAAAAAAACTGCTGATTCTGGAAGGCGCAGCCCGCTCCGATGCCGTCTTGTCCCACCAGGCTCGAGTCGGTGCACCCCGCTCGGAGACAGTTGCTCGCAAGATTCTTTTCTGGACTGATACGCAGCGAGTCGAGGTGGATGACGCTCGCTATATCGATTTGAGCAACTTGGGATTATAGCGAACCGACTCAAAATTCGATTCGCTGGCCGGGCCCGATCTAAACTTCCTCCCATCGGCGGGAAGATGCACTGCTCAGCACGGCGTCGCAGACCTTCTGGGTCTCGAGTGCATCTCGGAACGTCGGGCTAGCGGGGGTTCCACTGCCGATACTCTGAATGAAATCGGCCACTTGATGAATGAAGCTGTGCTCATAGCCAATTTGCAGGCCGGGGACCCACCACTTATCCATGTAGGGCATATCGCCGTCACTCACATGCACCGAACGCCAGCCACGAACGATCGAATCATCGCTGTGATCGAAGTAGTTGAGTCGATGCAGGTCGTGCAGGTCCCAGGAGATGGAGGCGTTTTCGCCGTTGATCTCGAAGGTGTAGAGCGCCTTGTGGCCACGTGCGTAGCGGGTCGACTCGAACGCCCCGAGCGAGCCGTTGTTGAAGTGACACATGAAGGTGCAAGCATCGTCAATGCCAACGGATTGGACTTCGCCGGTTAAGCTGTGAACACGTTCTTTGATGAACGTTTCTGTCATTGCACTGACGTCCTTGATTTCTCCATTCAGCCAGATCGCCGTATCGATACAGTGGGCCAACAAGTCACCCGTAACGCCGCTGCCTGCTGCATCGATGTCCAAACGCCACAAGGCTTCACCG encodes:
- a CDS encoding Gfo/Idh/MocA family oxidoreductase gives rise to the protein MSKKPLNIGMIGYGFMGRAHSNAYASVGNFFDLEYEPVLKSICARNQEKAQAFADNWGYESIETDWRALLARDDIDAVDICTPNNLHHEIAIAAAQAGKMILCEKPLAMNVAEGEEMCKVVEAAGVPNMVWYNYRRVPAVTLAKQLIDEGRLGRIFHYRANFLQDWTIAEDLPQGGEALWRLDIDAAGSGVTGDLLAHCIDTAIWLNGEIKDVSAMTETFIKERVHSLTGEVQSVGIDDACTFMCHFNNGSLGAFESTRYARGHKALYTFEINGENASISWDLHDLHRLNYFDHSDDSIVRGWRSVHVSDGDMPYMDKWWVPGLQIGYEHSFIHQVADFIQSIGSGTPASPTFRDALETQKVCDAVLSSASSRRWEEV